ACTAAACTGAATTAAACTATATCTAAAAAAGGCCGCCAGACAAGCTGGCGGAGGCTCTGTGATACTTACTTTATGTTAAAATGGCAGGCCAAGAAAATTAATTCTCTAGCCAAGAGAAAGGTCGATTTCACTTTTCTTAATATTTTTTATCCTCCGCCAACCGGAGGGATAAGGACAACAAGATCCCCTTCTTTCAGTTCGGTTTCAGGTCCCTTGAGAAAATCAACATCTCTGCCGTTAACAAGAAACCTGATTCTGGGATTTTCGTCCTCGAAGGGTTTACCTGCTGCTTCTTTAAACTCCACTCCAAAACGGGATTCAAGGAGTTCAAGGAGATCTTTTACAGTATCCCCTGAATTCAGTTCAAACCGGATTTCGTGAGCTCCGACTATCTCGCGGATCGAGGCAAGGAATTTCACATTTACTTTCATTTTTCCGGCATTCTCCATCAGGCAATTTCGAGTTCCCTCAGCTTTTCTTCAGTTGGTACTCCATCAACCCAGCCTCTGAGTTCATAATATTTGTCGATCATATCAGGCACATGAGAGATCTGCCCTTTGGAAGGCCCTGCAGGAGTTGATTCTGTTATGAGGCGCCTTGGCAGGACATCCTGTGTTCTATTAAAGCCATACCTGTTGTTCATCATACGTTCAAGGTTTGTGATTCTCTCTCCTATCTTAAGCAGTTTATCAGGGTCAAGTTCCATGCCTGTGATAGCTTGAAGCATTCCTGCATATTGAGGGAGCCAGAGGGCAAAGCTAGTAAAGAGGCAGATGACGGTTGAGTTAATTACAGAGACCATATCCTGCATGAAAATTGTCCATTCAGGTTTCCCTTCCGTCGAATAGGGATCCCGCTTCTCAGGAATTCCAAGGATCTCGGATGGAATGGTATAACCGTAAACGTGGTCTCCTCCGCGGTTTGATGTTGCATACTCAAGCCCTATTCCCTGGATCGGACGCGGGTCATAAGCCGGCAGTTCCATACCTTTAACGTTTATTGCATATTCCGGAGAATGATATTTTTCTGCAAGTTTTCTTGAACCAAGTGCAAGATCAGCTCCGAACCCTGCCTTGTATGCTGTCCTCCAGATACACTCAACCATTGCTCCGGCATCCCCGAACCTCAGGTTCAGGCCCAGCAGTCTTTCTTCAGGAATTTTTCCTTTCTCGACAAGCTCCATAGCGCAGGCAATTGTCCCTCCCATGGAAATCGTATCTATCCCGAACTCATTACAGAAATGGTTTGCTTTCACAACGGCATCAAGCTCTTTTACTCCGCAGTTGGAGCCCAGGGCAAAAATAGTCTCATATTCCGGACCTTCGGTATACTTCACATTGAAAGGTCCTTCAGGAACCACGGACTTTCTTCCGCAGACAATCGGGCAGCCCCAGCAGCCTGTAGTGCCTACGAGATAGGTTGCAGTAAGCCGTTCTCCGCTCTGTTCATCAGCTTCTGGGAAATAGCTTTGCTGGAAGTTCCTCGAAGAGTATGCACCGTGTGCATTTACTATGTTCACAAGGACTGCAGTTCCGTAAACGTGAAGACCTCCTTTGGGGCCGGTAACCGGATTTTCCCTGATAAGGCTCATTGACTCTGTAACCTTTTCAACAAGCATCTCCGGGTTTGCGGATTTCTGCCTCTGGTTCCCGGAAACTAAGATTGCTTTCAGTTTCTTGCTGCCCATAACAGCCCCTGAGCCGGTCCTGCCTGCTGTCCTGTATTCATCGTTCATTATACAGGCAAAGGAGATCAGGTTCTCACCGGCTGGCCCTATACAGGCAATGGAGGTTTTCTTTGGGTCTGTCCCCACCCTGTCGAGCAGTTCTTGCGTAACTGCGGTTACGGTCATGCCCCATATATCGGGAGCCTCAACAAGTTCAGCCTTTCCATTTATAATGGTCAGATAAACGGGTTTCTCCGAGATACCCCTGACAACTACTGCATCGTAACCTGCAAATTTCAGGTAAGGTCCCCATTTCCCTCCAGAGTTCCCGCTCCCTACTGCTCCTGTGAGCGGGGACTTGCTTGTAAGAATATGGTAACGCCCGCTCGTTGGCACTCTTGCCCCGGTAGCAGGACCTGTAGCAAAAACAAGGAGGTTATCCGGGTCAAAGGGCTGCATATCGTCCCTGAACTCGTCATATATGAGTTTCAGGCCAAGCCCTTTTCCTCCAAGGTACATCCTCAGAATCCCTTCGTCCAGCGTTTTATCTTTAAGCTCTCCGGTTTCAAGATTAACATCAAGAATTTTTCCTGCATAGCCCCCTAACATAGATAGTCTCCTCCAAAAGTATGTTTTTAGCTTTTTCCAATAATGATATCCTTCGGTGTCCGGCTCTATTCCCCAATTCTAATGTTCCAAGCAGGGTTTAAAAAAGAGTCTGCCGGATTAAGTTTAAGATACTGGTCTGAATGAAATGAATTTTAATAGTATTTAATTATGTAGGGGTTCCTTTATAAAAGTGTTTACATAAAAAACTGAGCTGCAAGGCGCCCTCGGGTAATTTACACAAGTATTTCCCTTATCTTGAGTTACGGAGTTCGTGGAAAATTGTAAATTTAGCTTTATCAGGTCTTTATCGGTCACATAATAGCCCAGGAATAAGAGAACAACCACTGGAGAATGAGTATTATCAGGTACAATTTTATTTTAATTCGAGGCGTAGAGACATCTTATTTTTTTCTGTCAACCGGACGTTCTGAATAGCCCTGCTACACATTGATTTTTATAATGAACTCGGTACCTCTATCCCTTTTTATCTCTATTTCACCGTTTAACTGATCTACCAGGATATTTACAAGCTGCAGGCCGAGTGTGTCTGAACTTTCCAGATCAGTATTTTCTGGAATGCCAACTCCGTTATCCGAGACAATCAGGGTATACTTCGTACCTTTTCCAGCTATTTGCTTTTTGTTATCACCCGATTCATTTTTGACTTTTCCTTCTCTAACTCTTTCTTCTTCATAGAGTTTGATTCGAATCTCACCTTTGCTCCTGCCTGTAAATGCATGTTTTAAGGAGTTGGAAACAAGTTCATTGACAATTATCCCTAACGGAACAGCTGTATCCATGTCAAAGAAAATATTTTCTTCAAGATCCATGCTTAAGCTAATATCGACATTTCCGAGGCGGTATGTCTGGAAAAGGTTCTCAACGAGCTTTTCAAGGTACGGTGAGAAGTACAGTGTATTGTCTCCTCCGCCTTCATGCAGTTCTTCATGAATCAGGGCAATAGACATTATCCTGTCCTGACTTTCTCGAAAAGCGTTGAGGACATCAGAGTCTGTAATACACTGCCTGTTGCTGAGATTTTCAGCCTGGAGATCCAGGAGAGAAGAGATAACCTGAAGATTATTTTTGATCCTGTGATGAATTTCTTTTTTACGGGCAGTCTCAAGGTTCATCAGGGCTTTTTCAGCTTTTTTACGGTCAGTAATATCCTGAATTATTCCTTTTATTCGAACAGGAGTATTTTTTTCATCAAAGATAACATGGGATTGCATATAGATTGTACGTTCTTCTCCATTATCCCGGACAATCCTATATTCAATACTGTAAGATTTTCCATTTACAGCTCTCTTGGCGGTAGTATCAAAACAGTCTCGGTCATTGGGACGTATGTAACTTAGATACTCATTGTAAGGAGGTGCCAATTTTTTGGGATCTCGTCCGAATATACGATACATCTCCTCAGACCAGTATGCTTTGTCAGCTGCAATATCCCATTCCCAGTTTCCAATGTGAGCCATTTTCTGGGCTTCAGCAAGGCCCTTTTCACTTTCTTTTAACGAATTATAAGCCTTCTCAAGCTCTGCGGTCCTTTCTTCAACCAGTTTTTCCAGATTATCAAGTGTTTCTTTCGACCTGGCTTCCGCTTTCTTTATATCCGTAATGTCCCGTGAAATGGCAAGAGCTGAAATCACTTCGCCATCAGCAAACTCCGGTACTATTCTGGTATTAAAATAGTATTCTTTTCCTAGAGGTGACCTATAATTATATTCTATTTCTTCGGGTTTGCCTGTGGTAAAAACGTTTTCAATATGTTCTTCCCAGAACTTTACTGTCTCAGGGTCCATTCCCAGTTCACTGCTAATTTTTCCTATGATCTCTTCTGGAAGGTAACCGGAAGGTTCCGCAACAGCAGGATTAACATACATGTAACGCATTTGTCTGTCATATCGGGCAATCACATCAGGAGAATTCTCAGCCAATGTACGGAATTTGTTTTCACTCCTAATCAATGCTTCTTCAGCTTTTTTGCGCTCTGTAATATCTATGAATGCAGAAACAGATCCGCGCAGGTTCTCTTGTTCATCACGTAAAGGTCTGGCATTGCCCAATACATGTCGTAAATTGCCGTCAGCAGATACGATATCCAGCTCGCAGTCCTTTATCTCTCTACCTGCAGCTGCCATCTGCGACGGCATCTTTTCAGGTGGGATCTCCTTCCCGTCCTTGAATAACTTAAAAAACTCCGGTTTATCTCTTTCAGGAGCTGACTTGGAAAAGTTCGTACCCACAGGAACCCGTAGCCATTCATAGGAGAGACGGTTACCAGTTAGCTGACGCACCTGGGGATCGTGTGTTATAAACACAGCAACAGGTACGGCATCTAATACGGTTTCCAATTCTTTAGAGCGAGCTCGTTCACGTTTTTCGCTCTCCTGCAGTGCTTCCAGTAGATTATTGCGTTCCTCCAGCGATTGGGCTAATTTGATGTTACTGTGGCTTAGCTGTGAGAGCATGTTGGCAAGTTTCATGAAGAAAGACATGCTATTTTCAACAGTTTCTCTGCTCAGCCGTGGAACTTTTTCTAAAGCTGCTATGTATTCCTCTTCATTGAAACCATATTTTCTAGCCTGAGATCGAAAAAGCTCATAGTCCAGAGGCTCGTCTTCAAAAAAGAACTGACCTGAAAAGATATTGCCGATGTGATGGCCATCAACAATGATAGGGGTTACTATGTCCCACAGATTGTTTTTGCACCTGTAGAGCTTAAACTCTCCCGGAAGAACGCCTGTGGACAGCTTTGTATCACTTTCTACGCAGTGCCTGCAGGTTTCGGGATGAACCCTATGAAATATGGTACAGATGTCCTGCCATCCAACACCTATCAGAACATTGCCTTTAAGATCAAGTAAGGCCATGGTAATGTGAGCAAATTTATAAAAATCATCCATGATGGACTGGACTGCCTGAACATTAATAATATCAGCAAGTTCCAGGTTTGTCATCTCCCGAGAAGGCGAAGGGGTGCTCTCCGGTCTCAGCCTGATGTGCTGCTCAGTCTGGTTCAGCTCCTCTTTTGCGCACTTATCCACAATAATATCAGTAATATCAGTACCAGACTTTCTTGGTTTTTCTTTCATTCAGGACCCCCAACTATAAAATGTAACTTTGCGAGACTGTGTTTGATTAAGTGTTAGTGCTGCATCAGGAACTACGATCTGTGTTAGCCACCATCATTTTTGAGACTATGATTTTGATCCCCGGAAACTTTTTTGAAACCCTTAACTGATTAAGCAAAACGCATTGCATAATATATTAAAAAAAGAATCGATCAGCCAATCAATTAAATGTTTTGTCCTAAATAAAATCAATCATATATTAATATTTGTGCCCTCATGATATCATAAATTCAACCAAAAAACTGTTTTTGTTCAGTATCTTAAAAAGAATCAGCTTAGCTGTAAAAAGTATCTGAGAGCTTCATGAGTACTCATGCTTTGGTGATATATTCGTACCTGACATCCGCCCTCGTAATCTCTGGCAACTCTCCCCACATGCCCATGTATTCCCCCTGGATCGCGAGTGCGCCTTTTATTCCCGGAATCCCTTTTACAGCCTTGAAAGATGCCTCTACTGATTCCTTTCCTATTCCCACTTCATTTCCAAGTGCAGTTGCAGCCGCATCTGCAAGGGAAACATCATCAGAAAACACTGCAGCCGCATCTGCCATTCCGAAGCTTATCGAAGGGCCTACCGTCCCTGCTGAAGTGCATACACCTGTTATAGAGTCACGCGGTTCGAATATAAGCCCCAGGTTTTTGATAGGTGACTGCCCTGCATAGATCCCGACAATAACAGGCCTGTCATTTATAAGTGCAATATCCCCGCCGTTATCAACTATGGCATATTTTGCTCCGGCTTTTACCATAGCTTCTACCGCAAGGGCAGAGATTGTGCCGGCAACCGCACTCATTGGTCCTATTCCCATTGTGTTTCCTGCTTTTATCATTCTCCTAACTACTTCAGGAGCATTTTTCGGGAATTCGTAGGGTTCGAGAGTGAACTGGAAATAAGGGTCTGAAAGAATGTAAGTTTCAAGGACTGCCCTGTGGATCCGAATAGCTTCTTTTGCGGCTTCTATGTGAGCCTGATCATAGGCGGAGATAGTAACTATGGTCTCCTTAAGCTGAAAGTGTTCTTTTATAGGAGTTCTGGCAGGTTCTTTAGCAAATTCTCTCGCGGGTTCTGGCATGTTGGTCTACATGGATTTATTGCTTAAAAAAGAAATGCTTTTCTGAAATGACCTGCCAGTCTGATAAAAAAACTTGTACACCAGCACTGAGATATAGGTCAGGAAAATATTCTATTTCCCTTAAAGGGCTTTTAAGTTCACACTGTACTGGAAACCTCCGCCAGCTTGTCTGGCGGCCCTTCTCAAAAAGCAGAAAGAGAAGAAAGAAGAAATTTGCAAATTAATGAAGTAAAGAAATAAGGGCGAAAAAATATTTTTTAAAGTATAGTTTTGTCCTGTTTCATTTGAGTTCTTTCAAGTTTTTGTCGGTTTCATTTTAACTTCTAGAAAACTTGCGGTTATTATTGCTTTCACTCTCTGAGTTTTATTTTAAATATTCATTTTCTATGTTTTTCTCTGCTTTTTGAGAAAGGCCGCTCTCCTGCGTCGAGCGTGACAAGAATCACAATTCGAAAGTTTTGATCAAAAAAGAGATTTTTGGCGGCTTTTTCAAACTTGCCGCCCACTTTGATTTCTTGATTTTTTAATTTACTTTATGCCCGGTCTAAGTTGTTTTCCGGATTAAATTGCAGTTAGAACTGCAGCTTTTTCATCCTTTCCACAGCTTCTTTGATCCTTTCGACCGACTTTGTAAGGGCGAACCTGATGTAGCCTTCACCGGCTTCTCCAAAGCCCACACCCGGGGTTGCAACGATTCCGGCTTCTTCGAGCAGGAGTTTTGCAAAACTGATTGAGGTAAAGCCTTTCGGGACCGGAGCCCAGATGTAGAAGGTGGCTTTTGGCGGCTTTACCTCAAGGCCCATTGCAGTGAGCCCTTCAATAAGAGCGTCCCGCCTCTCTTCGTAGATTTTGTTAGTTTCATCAACACAGTCCTGGGATGATGAAAGGGCTGCAATACCTGCAATCTGGATTGCATCAAAGACGCCGGAGTCAACATTGGACTTAACTTTTCCGAGACCCTTTATGAGAGCTTTGTTTCCTACGGCAAACCCGAGCCTCCAGCCGGTCATGTTATAGGTTTTTGAGTGGGAGTAAAGTTCTATTCCAATGTCCATTGCCCCTTCAGCAGCAAGGAAAGAAGGAGCCTCGTATCCGTCATAGACCATCTGGCAGTAGGCGTTGTCGTGCACGGCAATGATATTGTTTTTCTTGCAAAATTCAACGACTTTCTCGAAGAACGCCATATCAGCAGTTGCTGCAGTGGGGTTGTTCGGGTAGTTGAAGAAGAAGAGTTTTGCCTTCTTCAGGACGTCTGCCGGGATTGAGTCCAGGTCAGGCAGGAAGTTATTTTCAGCCTTCAAGGGCAGTGGATACGGTTCCCCACCCGCAAAAAGAGTCCCGATCTTATATACAGGATACCCGGGATCTGTATAAAGTACGATATCTCCGGGGTTGACAAAAGCGAGCGGGATATGGGCCACAGCCTCCTTTGACCCTATCAGGGAAAGGACTTCGGTTGCAGGGTCAAGCTTTATTCCTTTGTATTTCTTGCACCATTCAGCCGCAGCCTTCCTGAACTCGGGCATCCCGGCATAAGAAGGATACTGATGCGTCTTAGGGTCGCAGACAGCCTTCTGCATGGCCTCAACAATGTGCGGGTGTGTCGGCAGGTCGGGATCTCCCACGCCAAGGTCTATTACGTCCACTCCCTTAGCAATCATTTCGTCCTTTGATTCATCGATAGCTGCAAAAAGGTATGGGGGTAATGAGTTTATGCGGTCTGAATACATTGGAAAAGTCACCTGAATATGAATTTACAGTATGTAATTCTGCATAATTACGGCAGTGGGGATATTAAAAGGTATGGGATGATGAGAGAAAAATCAGATCATTAAACGGACCGGGAATTAAAGGACTGGATATTATTGACTTCGCAGGAAAAAATGCAAAGTTGAAAACTTTTATAAAGTATGATTGTAAACTTTTGTAATGTGTCGAAAATTAAAACTGCTATTTTGAGTTTCATTGTATCCGAATTATTTATTCTAACTATAGAAATGGTATTTGGAGTCCCACTTAATGTCTATTATTACCTGGATCTTAATCTTACAAAAACGACTGATGTTACTTTTCCATTTTTGCTAAGTAATGGTGAGGGAGCCGAATCTTCTGGAGGTTTAATATTTATGACAAATTTACTCAGCATGCTATTATGGCTCCTGACATCTCCTGCCCTATTGATTGCAGTTGTAGTTTACATCTTAGCACCGGATGACGAAAGTAAACCCTGATGTGATCACATACTTAAAAGTGGTAATATAAAAGTAATAAGGTTTAGCATTACTATATAACAATTACTGTCTTAAAAATCACAGAGAAAAACAAACGAAGAAAACCTGGTGGCATTTACAATAGGGTGTACGCACTTTTCTTATGAATCAAAACCACGGAGGGACGATTAGATGATCGTCAATGAGACTTTAAAAACCATTAAACAGCGCAGGAGTATCAGAAGTTTTAAAGACGAGCAGATCAGGGAAGAAGAATTACAGGCGGTACTGGAAGCAGGTTTGTATGCTCCTAATGCCGGGGATCAGTCGTGGCATTTTACAGTAGTTCAAAACAGGGAACTGCTGGACAGACTGAACCTTGCAGCCAAAGAAGTTGCTAAGCAAATGGAAATGGAACATTTAAGGAAACTGGGAAAAAACGAAAAGTTCAATTGCTTATATGGTGCACCGACACTGATCATGGTCTCCGGCAATGAGCATGCCCCCGTACCTCTCGAGGCAGACTGCGCTGCAGCTACTCAGAATTTGCTGCTAGCCGCAGAGTCAATAGGGCTGGGATCGTGCTGGATTTTCTTTGTCCTGTTAGCATTTTATTCCTCAGAGGGGTCCGAACTGAGAAAACAACTGAAAATACCTGAGGGCTACAGACCTTACTGTTCGGCTGTGCTCGGGTATAAGAAAGCTACAGTTGTCAATGTACCGGACAGGAGGAAGCCAAACCTCATCACATACATCAGATAATCTTAACCGAAAAGAATTGGTTGAGAAGTCACTTTAAACAGCAAAGTAAACTGCTTCAAGCAGTGTAATTTTTCTATTTCCTGCTTTTTGCAGTATCCAGTTTCAGCTTTCAAGCACCTCTACAGCCAGGTCTGCATTGATAATATAATCAAAACTGATAACTTCGTCCCATTTTTGCTGCATAAACATAGACTGGAAACAGACTCCGATAACTTTTCGTTTCTCTGAACCCTCGAGAACCTTTTCTGCAATTTCTCGAGCTTTTTCAGGCGCGGTGCCGATCTTTGGCATTGCAAGCCCGCCGAGCAGGACAACAGCACCTGCATGGGCATCTGCAGGTTCTCCAAGCTGCATTCCTTCGGGAGCCATTGAGATTGATCTGGCTTTTTCAAAGTCAAGATTGGGAACAAAAACAAGTTTCCGGTCCCTTACCACAAAACCAAGAAGTTCGGCAAAGGGTGTACAAAAGCCGGGGGTTCCAACAAAAGTAATCTTTTCTACTCCATCCATGAGACTCTTGAAACTATTCAGGATGCCTCCTACTCCCTGAGAGGTATTTATTATCGGCATGAAACTCTTCTCCTTATTGATCTCTCCTTATTAATCTCTAATACAAATACAAATCCTGTTTTTTGACCACTTTCTTGTATTATCAACTTTCTTTGTAGCACAAAATCTACTTTCACAATAAGATTGGTAACATTCCCATAAATAAGTTGAGTTTAAAGCCAGAATTACTCTATCTGAAAAATACCCTCTATAAAGTTTTCTTTTCACTTCTTCATCCACTTTTTCTTTTATAGAATAAGCGACAGACGAGCTGACATGGGCTCTCTATGAAGATTAGATTAAAAAACAATTTTAGATTAAAAACAATTCCGAGGTCAAAGTAAGTGTTTCTCTGGCCGGGAAAGAAAGACCAAAAGTAAGAAAAAAGAGCAGAAAAACAAAAGAAAAATAAGAAAAGGCAAATGCCCTCTCAAACTTTCCTGATTCCGAAGGATTCGAGCAGAATTTCAGGATAAAGCCCGCCGCTCGAAATAGTCTTTGTGCTCTTGAGATCGTTTACCGTTACCCTTGCAGGGGCGAACATACCTGCGTCAACTTTAAAGAAGTCAAAGTTCGCTGCCTTGAAGGTCTGGTAGAAGGGCTTTCCGAAATCGCTTGAAGTTGTTGAGGGAACTTTCTTTACGAAATCCTCGAGTTCAGCCAGTTCGCCTTCGAAGCGGACGGTGTAGTTGGTCTCGCCGCAGTATATCACACAGTCATTGGTTGAGCCCATGCACTGGACATCGTTTCCGACAATAGGGGCTATTGGGGCAATTCCGTACCCGCTCTTGATACAGTTGATGTCAAAGCCTATGGATTCGAATTTGTGAATACCGGTTTCGACGACACGGGCTGAGATCTGGACAGAGCCTGCAATGGAAGCTGTAGGTGCAACAGCGATCATCACATTTTCGGGGTCTACACTGCAGTGTTTTGCAATGTACTCGACCACTTTTTCATCAGGAAGCTTGTCGGATTCCATGACAAGGACAGCAGCTTCAAAATCATCCTCGTACCCGATTTCTTCGTAGAGCTCTTTGGGCTTTAAGCCGAGTGCACGTGCAGGACCTGAGCCCATCCCGAAGTAGCCCCCTACAGAGATTCTCCAGCCTGCGTACTGGGAAGCCATACAGGCAATTACAGGGTTGTCGGTTGCTACCTGGATGGCAGGCCAGTTGATGCCGTTGAGGTCAAAGGTGCTGTATTTAAGGTCAGCAAGGTCAGCAAGGCAGAGTCTTGCCAGGTACATTCCGGCTTCATATCCGCCTTCGGCTTTAACTCCACAGTCAATGATTGTGGCACCATTTTCAAGTTTGGTTACTTCCGTTTTCAGGTCTTCACTCCAGTCGAGCATCTCTTCGATGACGTATGAGCCCATTTCGTTGACGCTTATCAAAATATCACCTTATTTGTCGATCTGAAAATTTTTTATCCAAGTTCATCGAAACCGTTTATTGAGATTGTTTACAGACAAAAGTTTGACTGCATACCAAACTGTTGATCACTTTAATCAGACGGCTGGCTACCAATCAAGCTAATTTCCCCGGCTGGAAGTTTGTCCTGCCAGATGAGTATTCTATCGGATAACTAAGTACCATCTCGAATAATTGAGTACCGAATAACCGGGTACTGAACAGCCAGGTACTGAATAACTAAGCCAACTCGCTTAGGTTGTTTCCCGAATTTGCTATCCGTATAAGGAAGAATCCAATATATAGATACTGTTATAATATTTTAATAAAACAATACTAGTTTACCGG
The genomic region above belongs to Methanosarcina horonobensis HB-1 = JCM 15518 and contains:
- a CDS encoding MoaD/ThiS family protein, translating into MKVNVKFLASIREIVGAHEIRFELNSGDTVKDLLELLESRFGVEFKEAAGKPFEDENPRIRFLVNGRDVDFLKGPETELKEGDLVVLIPPVGGG
- a CDS encoding aldehyde ferredoxin oxidoreductase family protein translates to MLGGYAGKILDVNLETGELKDKTLDEGILRMYLGGKGLGLKLIYDEFRDDMQPFDPDNLLVFATGPATGARVPTSGRYHILTSKSPLTGAVGSGNSGGKWGPYLKFAGYDAVVVRGISEKPVYLTIINGKAELVEAPDIWGMTVTAVTQELLDRVGTDPKKTSIACIGPAGENLISFACIMNDEYRTAGRTGSGAVMGSKKLKAILVSGNQRQKSANPEMLVEKVTESMSLIRENPVTGPKGGLHVYGTAVLVNIVNAHGAYSSRNFQQSYFPEADEQSGERLTATYLVGTTGCWGCPIVCGRKSVVPEGPFNVKYTEGPEYETIFALGSNCGVKELDAVVKANHFCNEFGIDTISMGGTIACAMELVEKGKIPEERLLGLNLRFGDAGAMVECIWRTAYKAGFGADLALGSRKLAEKYHSPEYAINVKGMELPAYDPRPIQGIGLEYATSNRGGDHVYGYTIPSEILGIPEKRDPYSTEGKPEWTIFMQDMVSVINSTVICLFTSFALWLPQYAGMLQAITGMELDPDKLLKIGERITNLERMMNNRYGFNRTQDVLPRRLITESTPAGPSKGQISHVPDMIDKYYELRGWVDGVPTEEKLRELEIA
- a CDS encoding PocR ligand-binding domain-containing protein, which produces MKEKPRKSGTDITDIIVDKCAKEELNQTEQHIRLRPESTPSPSREMTNLELADIINVQAVQSIMDDFYKFAHITMALLDLKGNVLIGVGWQDICTIFHRVHPETCRHCVESDTKLSTGVLPGEFKLYRCKNNLWDIVTPIIVDGHHIGNIFSGQFFFEDEPLDYELFRSQARKYGFNEEEYIAALEKVPRLSRETVENSMSFFMKLANMLSQLSHSNIKLAQSLEERNNLLEALQESEKRERARSKELETVLDAVPVAVFITHDPQVRQLTGNRLSYEWLRVPVGTNFSKSAPERDKPEFFKLFKDGKEIPPEKMPSQMAAAGREIKDCELDIVSADGNLRHVLGNARPLRDEQENLRGSVSAFIDITERKKAEEALIRSENKFRTLAENSPDVIARYDRQMRYMYVNPAVAEPSGYLPEEIIGKISSELGMDPETVKFWEEHIENVFTTGKPEEIEYNYRSPLGKEYYFNTRIVPEFADGEVISALAISRDITDIKKAEARSKETLDNLEKLVEERTAELEKAYNSLKESEKGLAEAQKMAHIGNWEWDIAADKAYWSEEMYRIFGRDPKKLAPPYNEYLSYIRPNDRDCFDTTAKRAVNGKSYSIEYRIVRDNGEERTIYMQSHVIFDEKNTPVRIKGIIQDITDRKKAEKALMNLETARKKEIHHRIKNNLQVISSLLDLQAENLSNRQCITDSDVLNAFRESQDRIMSIALIHEELHEGGGDNTLYFSPYLEKLVENLFQTYRLGNVDISLSMDLEENIFFDMDTAVPLGIIVNELVSNSLKHAFTGRSKGEIRIKLYEEERVREGKVKNESGDNKKQIAGKGTKYTLIVSDNGVGIPENTDLESSDTLGLQLVNILVDQLNGEIEIKRDRGTEFIIKINV
- a CDS encoding UPF0280 family protein — translated: MPEPAREFAKEPARTPIKEHFQLKETIVTISAYDQAHIEAAKEAIRIHRAVLETYILSDPYFQFTLEPYEFPKNAPEVVRRMIKAGNTMGIGPMSAVAGTISALAVEAMVKAGAKYAIVDNGGDIALINDRPVIVGIYAGQSPIKNLGLIFEPRDSITGVCTSAGTVGPSISFGMADAAAVFSDDVSLADAAATALGNEVGIGKESVEASFKAVKGIPGIKGALAIQGEYMGMWGELPEITRADVRYEYITKA
- a CDS encoding LL-diaminopimelate aminotransferase — protein: MYSDRINSLPPYLFAAIDESKDEMIAKGVDVIDLGVGDPDLPTHPHIVEAMQKAVCDPKTHQYPSYAGMPEFRKAAAEWCKKYKGIKLDPATEVLSLIGSKEAVAHIPLAFVNPGDIVLYTDPGYPVYKIGTLFAGGEPYPLPLKAENNFLPDLDSIPADVLKKAKLFFFNYPNNPTAATADMAFFEKVVEFCKKNNIIAVHDNAYCQMVYDGYEAPSFLAAEGAMDIGIELYSHSKTYNMTGWRLGFAVGNKALIKGLGKVKSNVDSGVFDAIQIAGIAALSSSQDCVDETNKIYEERRDALIEGLTAMGLEVKPPKATFYIWAPVPKGFTSISFAKLLLEEAGIVATPGVGFGEAGEGYIRFALTKSVERIKEAVERMKKLQF
- a CDS encoding nitroreductase family protein — its product is MIVNETLKTIKQRRSIRSFKDEQIREEELQAVLEAGLYAPNAGDQSWHFTVVQNRELLDRLNLAAKEVAKQMEMEHLRKLGKNEKFNCLYGAPTLIMVSGNEHAPVPLEADCAAATQNLLLAAESIGLGSCWIFFVLLAFYSSEGSELRKQLKIPEGYRPYCSAVLGYKKATVVNVPDRRKPNLITYIR
- a CDS encoding DUF2124 family protein, giving the protein MPIINTSQGVGGILNSFKSLMDGVEKITFVGTPGFCTPFAELLGFVVRDRKLVFVPNLDFEKARSISMAPEGMQLGEPADAHAGAVVLLGGLAMPKIGTAPEKAREIAEKVLEGSEKRKVIGVCFQSMFMQQKWDEVISFDYIINADLAVEVLES
- the mch gene encoding methenyltetrahydromethanopterin cyclohydrolase encodes the protein MISVNEMGSYVIEEMLDWSEDLKTEVTKLENGATIIDCGVKAEGGYEAGMYLARLCLADLADLKYSTFDLNGINWPAIQVATDNPVIACMASQYAGWRISVGGYFGMGSGPARALGLKPKELYEEIGYEDDFEAAVLVMESDKLPDEKVVEYIAKHCSVDPENVMIAVAPTASIAGSVQISARVVETGIHKFESIGFDINCIKSGYGIAPIAPIVGNDVQCMGSTNDCVIYCGETNYTVRFEGELAELEDFVKKVPSTTSSDFGKPFYQTFKAANFDFFKVDAGMFAPARVTVNDLKSTKTISSGGLYPEILLESFGIRKV